The genomic segment CCCAGCAGAGCTGAACATCcttatatggaaataaaatgtgCCTGGGCTTCTCCCAGAACCTACACAGGTCTGAGGATCAGGTGTGCACCTGGTCACATGCACAGGAACCACGATGCTCAAGGCCATGAGAAGGCCCAGCCCTGTTCCTTGGGGGTGGTACCTAGCCAGCCACGGCCACCTTCTGACTGCAAGACCATGGTTCTCCAACCACGCAACCCTTCTACCTGGTGACAATTGGTGAACCCAACTGCTGCGTATTGAACCGGGTTAGAGGATAGAAAAGCGACAGCAATCAAAGGTGTGCACACAGACACTTTCCAAACGACTGCAGGACTACACTGAACCTGACTTAAATGCCAGTCATGAGCTTGTGTCCCTATGAAAAGACGCACAGAAGAATCTTCTGCAGGATCACGGCAGGTCCCCCAGCCGATGCCCACGTCACCACGTGCTGAGAGCAGCCTTGCTCCTCTGGCATGTGTGGATCATACTCCAAAACTAACTGTTTTCCCTCAATGTTTTTACTTTGGGAGGCATTTAAAGGACTCTGGCTATGCCCAATGCTTCTGCGTTGGTTTTTTTATGTCAAAACCACACAAAAGCTTCCAGAGGCTATCCCAGCTTCCCGGGGTGTGCAACAGAGAGCCTCTGCAGACAGCCAGCAGGGGTGACAGGAAATGGAGGGCTCTTTTCGTCACATAAGCTTTGAAACCCAGCAGGTATTATAAGCAATTCAATATGCTAATGAGTGGTGTGAATTGCTAAGGGTGGCCTGCACTAAGAGAGCAAGCTCTGGGGCCCAGGAGCCCTGTCCCCAGGAAGCGTTGCTGGGATGCTGCTCTCATGCCTGCGGGACTGTGGGTGACCTTGGAACCAAGCGAAGAAACACTTGGTTTCTTGCTAAGGACCAGGCTATGAGAGAAAGAAACCCAATTCGTCAAAGCAAGGAGAGAAATGGGTTCCACATGAGACTCAACTCTACCTGGTAATAGAGGGAGGCCGCACCAGGCTCCGGCGGGTACGGCGAGGGGTACTGAGACTGGTAGGCATCGTACAGAGGCCGGTAGTAGTAGTAGGCGGCCAGGTCCGGAGGCGGCAGGCCGGGAGCAAGCACAGGGACCGGCTGTGGCCACGGCTGCTCTGATGGCATGGCTGCCTGGCTGGAGCTGGCGGACACCAGCGACGCactggaaggctgaagcagcCGAGGTGGCAGCTGCTGACCCGTGTTGGCCGGAGCCAGAGTTGCTGGTGGCTGGACTGAGTTCTGGGACTGTCCCTGTGCTGGCAGACTTTCTGAATTTGACAGCTCTGAAAACATGGCTTTGGGCACTTGTGGGGAAGAAGCCCGTTGCTGGGGCAGCAACAGCTCCTGCTGGGCTTTTTCCAGGCCATGCTGGCCCTGGGCGTCTTTCATGACCTGCTGATAAAAACAGTCCGGGTTAGGCGCCCCGGGCCCAGATTGTCTGGGATGACCGGCAGCAGCTTGCTGAGAAGCGAGGCCTTCAGGAAGGGACGGGCTGTACATGCTCAAGGGGTTTTCCGAAGCCCTGCCTAAGGTAAAGTCTAGGGCTCCGCCGGTGTCTTCCTGATGACTGGAATGGTTTGCCTTATCACCATCAGGCACCAGGGTGCCATTTGCAGGTGGAACTAACACCACACTTGTGCTTCCTGCAGGGCTATTAGCAAACCCGGGAAGAGCActtcctgccttagcatccttcTGACTTTCTGGAACCAAGTTCTCTGGAATTGGCTGGGACGGTGGTTGAACCAGCAAATTGGCAGGCTGATTAGAAACCATTTCAGAAGCACCAGAACCTTGTAGAAAATTACTCTGGGAAACACTGCTAGGCAGAGACAAGCTAAGCACAGAGCTGGTTGGAATCCCAGACAGAGAAGCGTTCTCCCCAGAATCACCGCTGAGAGCCCAGCTGCTGACTGCAGGTCTATCCCCCACCAAAGTCTCTCTCCAGGACTGATTCTTCTCATTAGGGTTCGGTAAGGACACAGAAAAGTGAATGGGCTGAGCCAGATGGTAGCTGTGATCAGGCTGGGCAATCAAGACGGGCGGATTCTGCACAGACTCAGTGGGCGGTGAGGATAACAAACTGGCATAACCAGAACTCGCCTGGGACTGAAGGGCCTCCTCTTCTCCCATTTTGGGAGGGTTCTCAAGGTTCTCGGAAGCACCAATGCCACCTCGGCTCTGCAAAGGGGCCGCCAAGCTTGGCTTCTGTGACTGCTGCCCGGACGCCGCCTCTTCTGGAGGCTGAACAACTTCAGGTGGCTGAGGTTTTGCAGGCACATAAAGCACTGGGGCTGCAGGGGCCAGGAGGACATTGCCTCCGAAGTCTGGCAGCTCACTCTGCGCCCACAGAGTCGTTGCTGGGCTCTCGCACTTCCCAGGCCCCTGGGCCCTGGCCGAAGGCCTCTTCTCAGGGGCTGGATACACAGTATCCAATGGCGGCACCCCTGCATGTGGAGCCATGTGCCCGGGTTCCGTGGTAGAGCTGAGAGGCAAAGGGCAGACCTGGGGTGCACAGAGGGTCTCCATGTTGTCTGGTGGCTGCTCCAGGTTGCCAGGGGAAGCATTAGGCAGGGCGGCAGCTGGTCTGCGCTGCTTCTGCTGGGCACAGGTCTCCCTAACTTCACCCACCACATTGGCACGATCCGCCTCAAATGGTTTTACCCCAACTAAGTGGGATTTTACTGGTTCAAAAGAGCTATTTGCACTTGTCTGAAATATTCCTGTAGGTTTTGGGGGGCTTGGGGTTGAAGGCTGGGACACACTGCCACGGTAATTCTGGCTTACAGTGGTCTCATCTGTCTCACCTCCTATGGGAGAGGAATCAATTTGCTTAAAAAAACTACCTGAAGCTTCATCCTCGGGTTTTCCAACTTCTTGCTGAATGAACGTGCCAACCAGTTCCTGGGGCCTGGCTGAGCCCGAAAGCCTCCTGTGGCTTCTGCTGCTATAGCCAGATGCCAGGCCGTCAGGGTTCACTACATGCAGTGTGGCATCGGGGGTTCCAGCatggcacacagcaccatgcctgggtaCCGCTGGCCCAGGAAGGGGCCCACATCTGAACTGGACACTTGAGGAGGAAGAGTCCAAACTGAGGGGCTCACTTGGCAGAACTTCCTGATTCTGAATGAATTCTAAGTTCTCAACATTCTCATACTGCGAGCCACTGGTGTCCGGCACCCCTGTGCCTGCTGCATCACCCCACCCATCACCAGTGGCCTCACTGCTGGGGCCTGGGAGAAGGGCCTGACAGAGGCCACCTGCCTCCATGTGTGCAGGTGGGAGTGGACGGCCCAGTCCAGCGCTGGAGCAGAAATCGTCAAAGTCTGCTTGACCAGATGAGCCTGCCTTTTCAGATGAGAGATTCTCCTCATTTTCTGTCTCTCCCCCTTGGAAAAACATCGCCAGAGCTCCCGAGTCTGCTTCCAGCGGGACGCGGCTGGCCCCAGCCCCCAGTGGATGGTGCGATTGGTTTTCTGGGCTATCTCCCTGGGCAAGGGGGTTCACAAGAGCACCGGTGGGCCGGTGCTCCTTCTTCACTCCTGGATTCTGCCTGAGCTCCGGGCTTGCCCAATTATTCACAATTCTAGGATTTTGCCTGAATGTATTTTCAGGGTCAAAGTTACTGGCCAGGTGGCTTCCACTTTGCAAATGGCCCACCTCGTCTCTTCCGTCAATGGCCAAAGCTGCCGGGGGAGCCACTAGAGGGCTGTGTTGCTCGTGACCAGGGCCCTGATGCAGGATGGACGGAGTAGGGAAATGAGGAATGCTGGCAGCACCAGGCAGCCCGCTCTGAGTGGGTCCTTCAGGGCAGGGTGAACGATGTTGCCCTGAGGGCTGCAGTGGCCCCCACTGTCCCGGCGTCTGCAGATGAGGCTGGAGCAGGGAAGGCGATGCCGCTGGGGTAACCACACCATCATGTGGGTTTTGCCTGCTTAGGGGTCGGTCAAGCCCAGATGTGTTCCCCTGAGGATGGCCCCCATGAGACGTTTCAGGATCCACTCCTGGAATGCAGTGAGGTGGATGTGGCAGGGTCTGAACTTCAGGCTCTGACCTGGGACCGCCCTCTGCACTCCTGTTCAGCTCAGGCCCATGAGGTGCTGAAGATGCTGATGCACCAGAAAGCAGAGTGGCATCTGCTCTGGGCTGTGACAGAGGTCCCGGCAGGGGCTCGCAGGGCCCCTGAGAGCCGTCCCTGGCTTGCGTGTGAGGCATAAGCAAACCGGGCTGCTGAGAAAACCCAGGGGCTGCTGGGCCCTGCAGGACAGGTGGGCTGCTTTTGAATGGCGGTGTGCTTTGGAGCGCCTGTCTACTAAAAGCAAACGGATCCGTCACCGGCTGCAACGGGCAAGTGAGCGGAGCCACTGGTGCATTATTATTCGCTCGCCTCCTGTAAGGGCTGCCAGCCCAGAACATGCTCCGAGGGTTCCCAGCTGGAGGTGGCCCAGCAGCGCCAGACGGGACTGCCTGGGGTGGCGGCTGCATGGCTACTCTCTTGCACAAGTAGATGCTACTTCCAGAAGGAAGCAGGGTACAGCTTTTCCTTAATTggagctgaaaaagaaaaagagaaagtcagcATAAAAATCCATATATTCAAAGTCCTAGCTGCAATTAGGAAAactaaggaaaaagagaaaaactgaacaTGATTTCACATCATTTAAATCCCAAGGACTGTCTCTCCCTGACATCCCCACCCCAGCAGAGAACACCTGTCCTTGAGGAGCCACTCTGAGAGCTCTGGGGGGGCAGTGGACAGAGCAAGAGCCCGGCTGAGCCGTGAGCTGCAGAATATGCCTAGACGGCCACTCCCTCCTCTGGGACCCTTTACTCAGAAGGCCCATCACTGCCGTAGACCCACGCCACACTGGCAGGGACAGTGTAGAACCTGACCACTGGTGTCACACGCTACCAGACCCACAGATTTTCAACATTTCCTAGATCCAGGAAGAGCCAACTCttcaattaagaaagaaaaactggccagacgtggtggctcatgcttgtactcCCAAGACTTtaagaggccagggtgggaggaccacttgagcccaggaatttgagaccagcctgagcaacagtgagatcttgtttctacaaaaaatacaaaaa from the Callithrix jacchus isolate 240 chromosome 1, calJac240_pri, whole genome shotgun sequence genome contains:
- the SEC16A gene encoding protein transport protein Sec16A isoform X5; amino-acid sequence: MCQDGCGSFRVCARHQRRLQLRKSCTLLPSGSSIYLCKRVAMQPPPQAVPSGAAGPPPAGNPRSMFWAGSPYRRRANNNAPVAPLTCPLQPVTDPFAFSRQALQSTPPFKSSPPVLQGPAAPGFSQQPGLLMPHTQARDGSQGPCEPLPGPLSQPRADATLLSGASASSAPHGPELNRSAEGGPRSEPEVQTLPHPPHCIPGVDPETSHGGHPQGNTSGLDRPLSRQNPHDGVVTPAASPSLLQPHLQTPGQWGPLQPSGQHRSPCPEGPTQSGLPGAASIPHFPTPSILHQGPGHEQHSPLVAPPAALAIDGRDEVGHLQSGSHLASNFDPENTFRQNPRIVNNWASPELRQNPGVKKEHRPTGALVNPLAQGDSPENQSHHPLGAGASRVPLEADSGALAMFFQGGETENEENLSSEKAGSSGQADFDDFCSSAGLGRPLPPAHMEAGGLCQALLPGPSSEATGDGWGDAAGTGVPDTSGSQYENVENLEFIQNQEVLPSEPLSLDSSSSSVQFRCGPLPGPAVPRHGAVCHAGTPDATLHVVNPDGLASGYSSRSHRRLSGSARPQELVGTFIQQEVGKPEDEASGSFFKQIDSSPIGGETDETTVSQNYRGSVSQPSTPSPPKPTGIFQTSANSSFEPVKSHLVGVKPFEADRANVVGEVRETCAQQKQRRPAAALPNASPGNLEQPPDNMETLCAPQVCPLPLSSTTEPGHMAPHAGVPPLDTVYPAPEKRPSARAQGPGKCESPATTLWAQSELPDFGGNVLLAPAAPVLYVPAKPQPPEVVQPPEEAASGQQSQKPSLAAPLQSRGGIGASENLENPPKMGEEEALQSQASSGYASLLSSPPTESVQNPPVLIAQPDHSYHLAQPIHFSVSLPNPNEKNQSWRETLVGDRPAVSSWALSGDSGENASLSGIPTSSVLSLSLPSSVSQSNFLQGSGASEMVSNQPANLLVQPPSQPIPENLVPESQKDAKAGSALPGFANSPAGSTSVVLVPPANGTLVPDGDKANHSSHQEDTGGALDFTLGRASENPLSMYSPSLPEGLASQQAAAGHPRQSGPGAPNPDCFYQQVMKDAQGQHGLEKAQQELLLPQQRASSPQVPKAMFSELSNSESLPAQGQSQNSVQPPATLAPANTGQQLPPRLLQPSSASLVSASSSQAAMPSEQPWPQPVPVLAPGLPPPDLAAYYYYRPLYDAYQSQYPSPYPPEPGAASLYYQDIYSLYEPRYRPYDSAASTYTENYRYPEPERPSSRASHSSERPPPRQGYPEGYYGSKSGWSSQSDYYAGYYSSQCSYGDPGQWDHYHYSAGVRDPHTYDRRYWCDVEYDTYRREHSAYGDRPEKRDSNWRYDPRFTGSFDDDPDPHRDPYGEEVDRHSVHSEQSARSLRSTHSLASHRSSLSSHSRQSQIYRSHNMTASSYEAPLLPGSFHGDFAYGPYRSNFSSGPGFPEFGYPADTAWPAVEQVSSRPTSPEKFSVPHVCARFGPGGQLIKVIPNLPSEGQPALVEVHSMEALLQHTSEQEEMRAFPGPLGKDDTHKVDVINFAQNKAMKCLQNENLIDKESASLLWNFIVLLCRQNGTVVGTDIAELLLRDHRTVWLPGKSPNEANLIDFTNEAVEQVEEEESGEAQLSFLTGGPMAAASSLERETERFRELLLYGRKKDALESAMKNGLWGHALLLASKMDNWTHARVMTRFANSLPINDPLQTVYQLMSGRMPAASTSCGDEKWGDWRPHLAMVLSNLNNNVDVESRTMATMGDTLASKGLLDAAHFCYLMAQVGFGVYTKKTTKLVLIGSNHSLPFLKFATNEAIQRTEAYEYAQSLGAQTCSLPTFQVFKFIYSCRLAEMGLATQAFHYCEAIAKSILTQPHQHSPVLISQLVQMASQLRLFDPQLREKPEEESLTSPAWLVHLQQVERQIKEGAMVWPQDGAFPQQCPGTPSSEVEQLEGPGVSQPVALGIANPLLAVPAPSPEHSSPSVLLLPSAPPTLPDGPLASPAGVPMFPVSPPLGPLEPGPGCVTAGSALGFPDPSRPDPATLGLGPGLPSGVPPLQERRHLLQEARSPDPGSVPQDVPVGNSLSELSEENFAGKFANLPQISSERPHSEVPPGWDHADSGPTQPPLSLSPAPETKRHGQATKKETKDTKKSESWLSRLLHGKRKTEAYLPDDKNKSIVWDEKKNQWVNLNEPEEEKKALPPPPTSFPKAVPAAPPGLEGPPGGPVNMFSRRAAGTRARYVDVLNPSGAQRSEPALAPADFVAPLAPLPVPSNLFVPSPDAEEPQLPDGAVREGPAPARGLANPEPAPESKAPGDPAAGGPPGGAVPFYNPAQPAQACGTSGSSRLGRISQRKHPVLN
- the SEC16A gene encoding protein transport protein Sec16A isoform X2, translating into MCQDGCGSFRVCARHQRRLQLRKSCTLLPSGSSIYLCKRVAMQPPPQAVPSGAAGPPPAGNPRSMFWAGSPYRRRANNNAPVAPLTCPLQPVTDPFAFSRQALQSTPPFKSSPPVLQGPAAPGFSQQPGLLMPHTQARDGSQGPCEPLPGPLSQPRADATLLSGASASSAPHGPELNRSAEGGPRSEPEVQTLPHPPHCIPGVDPETSHGGHPQGNTSGLDRPLSRQNPHDGVVTPAASPSLLQPHLQTPGQWGPLQPSGQHRSPCPEGPTQSGLPGAASIPHFPTPSILHQGPGHEQHSPLVAPPAALAIDGRDEVGHLQSGSHLASNFDPENTFRQNPRIVNNWASPELRQNPGVKKEHRPTGALVNPLAQGDSPENQSHHPLGAGASRVPLEADSGALAMFFQGGETENEENLSSEKAGSSGQADFDDFCSSAGLGRPLPPAHMEAGGLCQALLPGPSSEATGDGWGDAAGTGVPDTSGSQYENVENLEFIQNQEVLPSEPLSLDSSSSSVQFRCGPLPGPAVPRHGAVCHAGTPDATLHVVNPDGLASGYSSRSHRRLSGSARPQELVGTFIQQEVGKPEDEASGSFFKQIDSSPIGGETDETTVSQNYRGSVSQPSTPSPPKPTGIFQTSANSSFEPVKSHLVGVKPFEADRANVVGEVRETCAQQKQRRPAAALPNASPGNLEQPPDNMETLCAPQVCPLPLSSTTEPGHMAPHAGVPPLDTVYPAPEKRPSARAQGPGKCESPATTLWAQSELPDFGGNVLLAPAAPVLYVPAKPQPPEVVQPPEEAASGQQSQKPSLAAPLQSRGGIGASENLENPPKMGEEEALQSQASSGYASLLSSPPTESVQNPPVLIAQPDHSYHLAQPIHFSVSLPNPNEKNQSWRETLVGDRPAVSSWALSGDSGENASLSGIPTSSVLSLSLPSSVSQSNFLQGSGASEMVSNQPANLLVQPPSQPIPENLVPESQKDAKAGSALPGFANSPAGSTSVVLVPPANGTLVPDGDKANHSSHQEDTGGALDFTLGRASENPLSMYSPSLPEGLASQQAAAGHPRQSGPGAPNPDCFYQQVMKDAQGQHGLEKAQQELLLPQQRASSPQVPKAMFSELSNSESLPAQGQSQNSVQPPATLAPANTGQQLPPRLLQPSSASLVSASSSQAAMPSEQPWPQPVPVLAPGLPPPDLAAYYYYRPLYDAYQSQYPSPYPPEPGAASLYYQDIYSLYEPRYRPYDSAASTYTENYRYPEPERPSSRASHSSERPPPRQGYPEGYYGSKSGWSSQSDYYAGYYSSQCSYGDPGQWDHYHYSAGVRDPHTYDRRYWCDVEYDTYRREHSAYGDRPEKRDSNWRYDPRFTGSFDDDPDPHRDPYGEEVDRHSVHSEQSARSLRSTHSLASHRSSLSSHSRQSQIYRSHNMTASSYEAPLLPGSFHGDFAYGPYRSNFSSGPGFPEFGYPADTAWPAVEQVSSRPTSPEKFSVPHVCARFGPGGQLIKVIPNLPSEGQPALVEVHSMEALLQHTSEQEEMRAFPGPLGKDDTHKVDVINFAQNKAMKCLQNENLIDKESASLLWNFIVLLCRQNGTVVGTDIAELLLRDHRTVWLPGKSPNEANLIDFTNEAVEQVEEEESGEAQLSFLTGGPMAAASSLERETERFRELLLYGRKKDALESAMKNGLWGHALLLASKMDNWTHARVMTRFANSLPINDPLQTVYQLMSGRMPAASTSCGDEKWGDWRPHLAMVLSNLNNNVDVESRTMATMGDTLASKGLLDAAHFCYLMAQVGFGVYTKKTTKLVLIGSNHSLPFLKFATNEAIQRTEAYEYAQSLGAQTCSLPTFQVFKFIYSCRLAEMGLATQAFHYCEAIAKSILTQPHQHSPVLISQLVQMASQLRLFDPQLREKPEEESLTSPAWLVHLQQVERQIKEGAMVWPQDGAFPQQCPGTPSSEVEQLEGPGVSQPVALGIANPLLAVPAPSPEHSSPSVLLLPSAPPTLPDGPLASPAGVPMFPVSPPLGPLEPGPGCVTAGSALGFPDPSRPDPATLGLGPGLPSGVPPLQERRHLLQEARSPDPGSVPQDVPVGNSLSELSEENFAGKFANLPQISSERPHSEVPPGWDHADSGPTQPPLSLSPAPETKRHGQATKKETKDTKKSESWLSRLLHGKRKTEAYLPDDKNKSIVWDEKKNQWVNLNEPEEEKKALPPPPTSFPKAVPAAPPGLEGPPGGPVNMFSRRAAGTRARYVDVLNPSGAQRSEPALAPADFVAPLAPLPVPSNLFVPSPDAEEPQLPDGAVREGPAPARGLANPEPAPESKLSRCSSMSSLSHEVSQHFNQAPGDPAAGGPPGGAVPFYNPAQPAQACGTSGSSRLGRISQRKHPVLN
- the SEC16A gene encoding protein transport protein Sec16A isoform X4, producing MCQDGCGSFRVCARHQRRLQLRKSCTLLPSGSSIYLCKRVAMQPPPQAVPSGAAGPPPAGNPRSMFWAGSPYRRRANNNAPVAPLTCPLQPVTDPFAFSRQALQSTPPFKSSPPVLQGPAAPGFSQQPGLLMPHTQARDGSQGPCEPLPGPLSQPRADATLLSGASASSAPHGPELNRSAEGGPRSEPEVQTLPHPPHCIPGVDPETSHGGHPQGNTSGLDRPLSRQNPHDGVVTPAASPSLLQPHLQTPGQWGPLQPSGQHRSPCPEGPTQSGLPGAASIPHFPTPSILHQGPGHEQHSPLVAPPAALAIDGRDEVGHLQSGSHLASNFDPENTFRQNPRIVNNWASPELRQNPGVKKEHRPTGALVNPLAQGDSPENQSHHPLGAGASRVPLEADSGALAMFFQGGETENEENLSSEKAGSSGQADFDDFCSSAGLGRPLPPAHMEAGGLCQALLPGPSSEATGDGWGDAAGTGVPDTSGSQYENVENLEFIQNQEVLPSEPLSLDSSSSSVQFRCGPLPGPAVPRHGAVCHAGTPDATLHVVNPDGLASGYSSRSHRRLSGSARPQELVGTFIQQEVGKPEDEASGSFFKQIDSSPIGGETDETTVSQNYRGSVSQPSTPSPPKPTGIFQTSANSSFEPVKSHLVGVKPFEADRANVVGEVRETCAQQKQRRPAAALPNASPGNLEQPPDNMETLCAPQVCPLPLSSTTEPGHMAPHAGVPPLDTVYPAPEKRPSARAQGPGKCESPATTLWAQSELPDFGGNVLLAPAAPVLYVPAKPQPPEVVQPPEEAASGQQSQKPSLAAPLQSRGGIGASENLENPPKMGEEEALQSQASSGYASLLSSPPTESVQNPPVLIAQPDHSYHLAQPIHFSVSLPNPNEKNQSWRETLVGDRPAVSSWALSGDSGENASLSGIPTSSVLSLSLPSSVSQSNFLQGSGASEMVSNQPANLLVQPPSQPIPENLVPESQKDAKAGSALPGFANSPAGSTSVVLVPPANGTLVPDGDKANHSSHQEDTGGALDFTLGRASENPLSMYSPSLPEGLASQQAAAGHPRQSGPGAPNPDCFYQQVMKDAQGQHGLEKAQQELLLPQQRASSPQVPKAMFSELSNSESLPAQGQSQNSVQPPATLAPANTGQQLPPRLLQPSSASLVSASSSQAAMPSEQPWPQPVPVLAPGLPPPDLAAYYYYRPLYDAYQSQYPSPYPPEPGAASLYYQDIYSLYEPRYRPYDSAASTYTENYRYPEPERPSSRASHSSERPPPRQGYPEGYYGSKSGWSSQSDYYAGYYSSQCSYGDPGQWDHYHYSAGVRDPHTYDRRYWCDVEYDTYRREHSAYGDRPEKRDSNWRYDPRFTGSFDDDPDPHRDPYGEEVDRHSVHSEQSARSLRSTHSLASHRSSLSSHSRQSQIYRSHNMTASSYEAPLLPGSFHGDFAYGPYRSNFSSGPGFPEFGYPADTAWPAVEQVSSRPTSPEKFSVPHVCARFGPGGQLIKVIPNLPSEGQPALVEVHSMEALLQHTSEQEEMRAFPGPLGKDDTHKVDVINFAQNKAMKCLQNENLIDKESASLLWNFIVLLCRQNGTVVGTDIAELLLRDHRTVWLPGKSPNEANLIDFTNEAVEQVEEEESGEAQLSFLTGGPMAAASSLERETERFRELLLYGRKKDALESAMKNGLWGHALLLASKMDNWTHARVMTRFANSLPINDPLQTVYQLMSGRMPAASTSCGDEKWGDWRPHLAMVLSNLNNNVDVESRTMATMGDTLASKGLLDAAHFCYLMAQVGFGVYTKKTTKLVLIGSNHSLPFLKFATNEAIQRTEAYEYAQSLGAQTCSLPTFQVFKFIYSCRLAEMGLATQAFHYCEAIAKSILTQPHQHSPVLISQLVQMASQLRLFDPQLREKPEEESLTSPAWLVHLQQVERQIKEGAMVWPQDGAFPQQCPGTPSSEVEQLEGPGVSQPVALGIANPLLAVPAPSPEHSSPSVLLLPSAPPTLPDGPLASPAGVPMFPVSPPLGPLEPGPGCVTAGSALGFPDPSRPDPATLGLGPGLPSGVPPLQERRHLLQEARSPDPGSVPQDVPVGNSLSELSEENFAGKFANLPQISSERPHSEVPPGWDHADSGPTQPPLSLSPAPETKRHGQATKKETKDTKKSESWLSRLLHGKRKTEAYLPDDKNKSIVWDEKKNQWVNLNEPEEEKKALPPPPTSFPKAVPAAPPGLEGPPGGPVNMFSRRAAGTRARYVDVLNPSGAQRSEPALAPADFVAPLAPLPVPSNLFVPSPDAEEPQLPDGAVREGPAPARGLANPEPAPESKLSRCSSMSSLSHEVSQHFNQAPGDPAAGGPPGGAVPFYNPAQPAQMLMERPNL
- the SEC16A gene encoding protein transport protein Sec16A isoform X6 — encoded protein: MCQDGCGSFRVCARHQRRLQLRKSCTLLPSGSSIYLCKRVAMQPPPQAVPSGAAGPPPAGNPRSMFWAGSPYRRRANNNAPVAPLTCPLQPVTDPFAFSRQALQSTPPFKSSPPVLQGPAAPGFSQQPGLLMPHTQARDGSQGPCEPLPGPLSQPRADATLLSGASASSAPHGPELNRSAEGGPRSEPEVQTLPHPPHCIPGVDPETSHGGHPQGNTSGLDRPLSRQNPHDGVVTPAASPSLLQPHLQTPGQWGPLQPSGQHRSPCPEGPTQSGLPGAASIPHFPTPSILHQGPGHEQHSPLVAPPAALAIDGRDEVGHLQSGSHLASNFDPENTFRQNPRIVNNWASPELRQNPGVKKEHRPTGALVNPLAQGDSPENQSHHPLGAGASRVPLEADSGALAMFFQGGETENEENLSSEKAGSSGQADFDDFCSSAGLGRPLPPAHMEAGGLCQALLPGPSSEATGDGWGDAAGTGVPDTSGSQYENVENLEFIQNQEVLPSEPLSLDSSSSSVQFRCGPLPGPAVPRHGAVCHAGTPDATLHVVNPDGLASGYSSRSHRRLSGSARPQELVGTFIQQEVGKPEDEASGSFFKQIDSSPIGGETDETTVSQNYRGSVSQPSTPSPPKPTGIFQTSANSSFEPVKSHLVGVKPFEADRANVVGEVRETCAQQKQRRPAAALPNASPGNLEQPPDNMETLCAPQVCPLPLSSTTEPGHMAPHAGVPPLDTVYPAPEKRPSARAQGPGKCESPATTLWAQSELPDFGGNVLLAPAAPVLYVPAKPQPPEVVQPPEEAASGQQSQKPSLAAPLQSRGGIGASENLENPPKMGEEEALQSQASSGYASLLSSPPTESVQNPPVLIAQPDHSYHLAQPIHFSVSLPNPNEKNQSWRETLVGDRPAVSSWALSGDSGENASLSGIPTSSVLSLSLPSSVSQSNFLQGSGASEMVSNQPANLLVQPPSQPIPENLVPESQKDAKAGSALPGFANSPAGSTSVVLVPPANGTLVPDGDKANHSSHQEDTGGALDFTLGRASENPLSMYSPSLPEGLASQQAAAGHPRQSGPGAPNPDCFYQQVMKDAQGQHGLEKAQQELLLPQQRASSPQVPKAMFSELSNSESLPAQGQSQNSVQPPATLAPANTGQQLPPRLLQPSSASLVSASSSQAAMPSEQPWPQPVPVLAPGLPPPDLAAYYYYRPLYDAYQSQYPSPYPPEPGAASLYYQDIYSLYEPRYRPYDSAASTYTENYRYPEPERPSSRASHSSERPPPRQGYPEGYYGSKSGWSSQSDYYAGYYSSQCSYGDPGQWDHYHYSAGVRDPHTYDRRYWCDVEYDTYRREHSAYGDRPEKRDSNWRYDPRFTGSFDDDPDPHRDPYGEEVDRHSVHSEQSARSLRSTHSLASHRSSLSSHSRQSQIYRSHNMTASSYEAPLLPGSFHGDFAYGPYRSNFSSGPGFPEFGYPADTAWPAVEQVSSRPTSPEKFSVPHVCARFGPGGQLIKVIPNLPSEGQPALVEVHSMEALLQHTSEQEEMRAFPGPLGKDDTHKVDVINFAQNKAMKCLQNENLIDKESASLLWNFIVLLCRQNGTVVGTDIAELLLRDHRTVWLPGKSPNEANLIDFTNEAVEQVEEEESGEAQLSFLTGGPMAAASSLERETERFRELLLYGRKKDALESAMKNGLWGHALLLASKMDNWTHARVMTRFANSLPINDPLQTVYQLMSGRMPAASTSCGDEKWGDWRPHLAMVLSNLNNNVDVESRTMATMGDTLASKGLLDAAHFCYLMAQVGFGVYTKKTTKLVLIGSNHSLPFLKFATNEAIQRTEAYEYAQSLGAQTCSLPTFQVFKFIYSCRLAEMGLATQAFHYCEAIAKSILTQPHQHSPVLISQLVQMASQLRLFDPQLREKPEEESLTSPAWLVHLQQVERQIKEGAMVWPQDGAFPQQCPGTPSSEVEQLEGPGVSQPVALGIANPLLAVPAPSPEHSSPSVLLLPSAPPTLPDGPLASPAGVPMFPVSPPLGPLEPGPGCVTAGSALGFPDPSRPDPATLGLGPGLPSGVPPLQERRHLLQEARSPDPGSVPQDVPVGNSLSELSEENFAGKFANLPQISSERPHSEVPPGWDHADSGPTQPPLSLSPAPETKRHGQATKKETKDTKKSESWLSRLLHGKRKTEAYLPDDKNKSIVWDEKKNQWVNLNEPEEEKKALPPPPTSFPKAVPAAPPGLEGPPGGPVNMFSRRAAGTRARYVDVLNPSGAQRSEPALAPADFVAPLAPLPVPSNLFVPSPDAEEPQLPDGAVREGPAPARGLANPEPAPESKAPGDPAAGGPPGGAVPFYNPAQPAQMLMERPNL